GGCAATGGTATGCCGAAAACTGTATCACTTTATACGCCGGCGACCCTGTGGTACACATCGACCGGCGCAGGCGCCTGGTGCGTTCCAAGTCCGGCCGCGAGGTCTGGTACGACCGCCTGTTGCTGGCCACCGGATCGTCGCCGTTCATCGTCCCGGTGCCCGGCCACAAGCTCGAAGGCGTGATCGGCTTTCGCGACATCCAGGATGTCGACACCATGCTGGCGGCGGCGCGCGCCGGCGGCAACGCGGTCGTGATCGGCGGCGGCCTGCTCGGCCTCGAGGCGGCCAACGGCCTGCTCCGGCGCGGCATGCAGGTCACGGTGGTGCACATGATGGACAGCCTGATGAACCAGCAGCTCGACAAGCCGGCCGCGCTGATGCTCAAGACCGCGCTCGAAGGCAAGGGCCTGCGCTTCCTGCTCGAAGCGCACACCACTGAGATCGTCGGCAGGAAGCGCGTGAGCGCCGTGCGCTTCAAGGACGGCAGCGAGATCCCGGCCGACCTGGTGGTGATGGCAGCCGGCGTGCGCCCGAACTTCGCGCTGGCGCAAGAAGCCGGCCTGCACTGCGAGCGCGCGATCGTCGTCGACGACACCTTGCAAACCTACGACCCGCGCATCTACGCGGTGGGCGAATGCGTGCAGCACCGCAGCGCCACCTTCGGCCTGGTGGCGCCGATCTGGGACCAGGCCAAAGTCTGCGGCGCGCACCTCGCGCAGAAGGGCCACCGCCGCTATGTGCATGCGGCCACGGCCACCAAGCTGAAGGTCACCGGCGTCGACCTGTATTCGGTGGGCGACTTCATCGGCGGCGAGGACAGCGAAGACCTGGTGCTGCGCGACCCGCGCCGCGGCATCTACAAGCGTCTGGTCCTGAACGGCAACCGCGTCGCCGGCGCGGTGCTGTACGGCGACGTGCAGGACGGCCCCTGGTACTTCGACCTGATCCAGAAACGCACCGACATCTCCGCCATGCGCAACCACCTGCTGTTCGGCGAGGCGCTGTGCGCCCAAGCCGCCTGACGAGGATTATCATCATGAATATGGCCCCCGTTCCACTCTCGGTGCGCACCACCTGCCCGTATTGCGGCGTGGGTTGCGGCGTCACGGTCACGCCAGGAATAGACGTTACCGGCGACACGGACCATCCAGCCAACCGCGGCCGCCTGTGCGTCAAGGGCTCGGCGCTGGGCGAGACGCTGGGGCTCGACGGCCGCCTGCTGTACCCGACCGTGCGCGAAGACGGCCAGCTGCGCCGCGTGACCTGGGACGCGGCGCTCGACAAGGTCGCGCGCGGCTTCGCCGACATCATCGCCGCGCACGGGCCGGACGCGGTGGCGATGTACGTGTCGGGCCAGCTGCTCACCGAGGACTACTACGTCGCCAACAAGCTGATGAAGGGCTACATCGGCAGCGCCAATATCGACACCAACTCGCGCCTGTGCATGTCGTCCTCGGTGGCCGGCCACAAGCGCGCGTTCGGCGAGGACATCGTCCCCGGCTGCTACGACGACTTCGAGCAGGCCGACATGATCGTGCTGGCAGGCTCCAACACGGCCTGGTGCCACCCTATCCTGTTCCAGCGCATCACCCGCATCAAGGAAGCGCGGCCCGAGTTGCAGATTGTCGTGATCGATCCGCGCCGCACCGCCACCTGCGAACTGGCCGACCTGCACCTGCCGGTCAAGCCGGGCACCGATGTGTGGCTGTTCAACGGCCTGCTGTGCTACCTGGCGCGGCACGGAGCAGCCGACGATGCATTCGTCGCCGCCCACACAGCCGGCCTGGACGCCGCGCTGGCGGCCGCCGAAGTGGACTGCGCCGATCCGCTGGCCGTGGCCAGGGCTTGCCGCGTCGATCCCGACAAGCTGCTGGCGTTCTATCAAGGCTTTGCGGCCACGCGCAAGGTCGTCACCGCCTATTCGCAAGGCGTGAACCAGTCCTCGGCCGGCACCGACAAGGTCAACAGCATCATCAACTGCCACCTTCTGACGGGGCGCATCGGCCATCCGGGCATGGGCCCGTTCTCGCTGACCGGCCAGCCGAACGCGATGGGCGGGCGCGAAGTGGGCGGCCTGGCCAACACGCTGGCGGCGCACATGGAACTGGACAATCCCGCCCATCGCCAGTTGGTGCAGGGCTTCTGGCATTCGCCGCACATCGCCAGCAAGCCGGGACTGAAGGCGGTCGATCTGTTCCGCGACATCGAGGCGGGCAAAGTGAAGGCGGTGTGGATCATCGCCACCAACCCGCTGGTCAGCCTGCCGGACGCGAACCAGGTGCAGCGCGCGCTGGAACAGTGCGAGCTGGTGGTGGTCAGCGACATCGTCGCCGGCACCGACACCAACGCGTTTGCCGACGTGCTGCTGCCGGCGCTCGGCTGGGGCGAGAAGGACGGCACGGTGACCAATTCCGAGCGCTGCATCTCGCGCCAGCGCGCTTTCCTGGCCGCGCCGGGCGAGGCGCGCGCCGACTGGAAAGCGGTCTGCGAGGTGGCGCGCCGCATGGGATTTTCCGGCTTCGACTACGCCGGCGTGCACGAGATCTTCGACGAGCACGCGCGCCTGTCTGCCCACCGCAACGAAGGCGACACCGCGCGCGTATTCAACCTGGAGCCGCTCGCCGGCCTGAGCGCACGCGCATACGACGACCTCGAGCCGGTGCAATGGGCAGGCGCGCGCCTGTTCGGCGACGGCCGCTTCGCCCATCCGGACCGCAAGGCGCGCTTCATCGCCACAAAGCCGCGCGCGCCGGCGCACCTGCCCGACGACGAATACCCGCTCACGCTCAACACGGGCCGCGTGCGCGACCAGTGGCACACCATGACGCGCACCGGCAAGGCCGCGCGCCTGTCCGACCACACGGCCGAATCGTTCATCGACCTGCATCCGCAGGACGCTCTCTTGTGCGGCGTGCGCGAAGGCGAACTGGCGCGCGTGACCAGCAAGTGGGGCGCGATGGTCGCGCGCGTGACGCACGGCGGGGGCATCGCGCGGGGCGGCGTATTCATCCCGATCCACTGGAGCGGCCAGAATGCGTCGGACGCGCGGGTCGGCACGGTGGTCAATCCGGCGGTGGACCCGGTGTCGGGAGAGCCGGAGTTCAAGCACACGCCGGTGAAGGTCGAACGCTTCGGCGTGTCGTGGCACGGGTTCGTGCTCTCCCGCAGCGAGCTCGCGCTGGACAACGTCGCCCACTGGACGCGCATCCAGGGCAAGCAGTTCGCCCGCTACGAGCTGGCCGGGCGCGGCGCCATCAAGGACCATGCGATGTGGGCGCGCGCGCTGCTGGGGGTGACGGACGACGAGGCCGACTGGCTCGACTACGAGGACAAAGGCGGCGCCGTGTACCGCGCGGTGCACCTGGTCGACGACCACATCGAGCAATGCGTGTTCGTTTCGCCGCGGCCCGACCTGCCCTCGCGCGCGTGGCTCGCCAGCCTGTTCGGCAAGGAGCGGCTGGGATTGGCGGACCGGGTCGGATTATTGAGCGGGCAGCCGATCGAAAAAGGCGTCGATGCGGGGCCGACGGTGTGTTCCTGCTTTGGCGTGGGGCGCAACACGATTTGCAGCGCGATCCGCGACAACGCGCTGACCAGCGTGGCCGCGATCACGGCCTGCGTCAAAGCCGGCGGCAACTGCGGCTCCTGCGTGCCGGAGTTGAAACAACTGCTGGCTGAAGAGCTGCAAAGGGTCTGACCCCGCTGGGTCAGACCCAGGTTTCAGCCTTCCGGCATGAGAACCGGCATATGCGTGTCATTGAACGCGTAATCTAGAATTTTCATCGCGTCCGGAATGTCCGTCTTGAGCGACTGTTTCACTTGGGAAGACCAAGCTCGTCGTACTCAATCGACTCGTCCATTGGGCGGGGATCCAAAGTAGGCAACTTGTCATAACGGCTCAGGATCCGGTCGATTTCGGCGCGGTCCGGATGTTGAACTTTCGCTCTTGCCATCAAAGCCTCCTCCAGCAAGACGATGGCTTCCTGATTGATGGAGCGGCGGTGAGTACTGGCTTCGCGCTCGATCAGCGCTTTCACCGTGGCGGGAACTTTCTTCAATTGCAACTCTGCACTCATGACGTGCCCTCCTCATATCGAAGGTAGCATACACGTCAAGGCGGTACAACCAGAATGGGGGCGTTTTGGTATTACCGTGGGACGGCCCCAGGGAGAAGGTCCGGGTTACACTTGCATATTCATAATCTCGTGGTACGCCGACACCAGCTTGTTGCGCACCTGCACGGTGGCCTGGAAGTTGATGCTGGCCTTCTGCATCGAGATCATCACGTCCGACAGGTTGACCTTGTCGTCGCCCATCGCGAAAGCCTTGCCCATTTCGTCGGCCTGGATCTGGCTGTCGCTGACCTTCTCCAGCGACGATTTCAGCGCGTCCGAGAAATTGACCTTGGTCGCGGACCCCGCTTCGCCCACGCCGGAGGGCGCCACCGGGCTGGCGGCCGGCTTGGTCGCCGCCGCCTTCATCTGTTCCATCATCGCCTGGATGCGGCTGCTATCGATCCCGCCGATTCCGCCTATGCTCATATTCGCTCCTTTTATGCTGCGTCGCACGCGGGTACAATGTGCGTACAAGCAGACTCAGGCTGTCACAATAGCACCGCGGCCCCGCCATTTCAGGCCGATCAGGGCACCAAACCACGCCCTATTCGACCGATTGATTCTCGCCCGGTAGCCCCATACTCATGGTTAAGCCCCATTCCCTGTCCTGGGAGCGGGAAAAATTCACACCATCGGCGAGTCGTTCTCGAAAAACCAACATGGCAGCAGCGGAAAACCTGGTCACCACCACCACCATCGAACAGCCGTCGTTCCTCCAGACTTCGTTTGGACGCAACATCGCGCTGGGCGTCGGCGCGGCGATCGTGGTCGCGGTGATGGTCGCGGTCTGGATGTGGAGCCAGCAGCCCGAGTACCGCGTGCTGTTCTCCAATTTCACCGACCGCGACGGCGGCGCCATCACCGCCTCGCTCGACCAGATGGCGGTCAAGTACAAGTTCTCCGAAGGCGGCAGCGCCATCCTCGTGCCGGCCAACCAGGTCCACGACATCCGCCTGAAACTGGCGGCCCAGGGCCTGCCGAAAGGCGGCAACGTCGGCTTCGAGCTGATGGAAAACCAGAAGCTGGGCGTGTCGCAGTTCCTCGAACAGGTCAACTACCAGCGCTCGCTGGAAGGCGAACTGGCGCGCTCGATCCAGTCGCTGGCCGCGGTCAGCGCCGCGCGCGTCCACCTGGCGCTGCCGAAACCGCAAGTGTTCGTGCGCGACCAGCAAAAGCCCACCGCCTCGGTCCTGCTCAATCTGCAGACCGGCCGCACCATCGACGCCGCCCAGGTCAGCGCGATCGTCCACCTGGTCGCCTCCAGCGTGCCTGAACTGCCGCCGTCGAACGTCACCGTGGTCGACCAGGCCGGCAACCTGCTGTCGGACACCACCAAGCCGGCCAGCGGCAAGAACCTCGACCCGAACCAGCTCAAATACGTGACCGCGCTCCAGGAAGGCATCGTCAAGCAGGTCGAGTCGCTGATCACCCCGCTGGTCGGCCAGGGCAACGTGCGCGCCGAGGCGACTGCCGACGTCGATTTCGCCCAGGTGGACACCGCCGCCGAAATGTACAAGCCCAATTCGCCGCCCGCCGCGTCCGCGATCCGCAGCCAGCAGTCGTCCGAGGCCGCCACCGCGGCCGCCGGCGCCAGCGGCGTGCCGGGCGCGCTGTCGAACCAGCCGCCGGGCACGGCCACCGCGCCGATCGCTGGCGGCGCACCCGCCCCCGCCCCGGCGGCCGGCGCGGGACCGAACCGCAAGGACAGCACCACCAATTACGAAGTCGACAAGACCGTGCGCTACGAGCAGAAGCCGATGGGCGGCCTGAAGCGACTGTCGGTGGGCGTGGTCGTCAACTACCGCCGCCTGGTCGATCCGAAGACCGGCAAGGTGACCATCAAGCCGCTGACCGCCGCCGAAGTGGCGCAGATCAACGACCTGGTCAAGGAGGCGATGGGCTACTCGAAGGAGCGCGGCGACACGCTGAACGTAACCAACGCGCCGTTCGACGGCGTGGACAAGCCGGCCGAAGCGCCGCCCGCGCAACCGTGGTGGAAGGACCCGGAGATGCAGGAACTGGCGCGCCAGGTCGCCAAGTACGTCGCCGCCGGCGCCGTGCTGCTGTTCCTGTACTTCCGCATCCTGCGGCCGATGCTGCGCCCGGCGTTGCGCAAGTTCGACCAGATCACCGAGGTGCCGCCGGAGCCGGTCAAGCCCACGCTGGAAGACATTGAAGAAGAAGCCGAGCGCGCCGAACACGAAGCGGAAGCGACGCAGCAGGTGAACGGCTATCGGGAAAATTTAAACATGGCGAAGAAGCTGGCGCACGACGATCCCCGGGTCGTGGCCAACGTCGTCAAGGCATGGGTAGGCGCAAATGAATGATAACGGCATCCAGAAGGCTGCCATCCTGATGCTCGCCCTCGGCGAGACCGAAGCGGCGGAAGTGATGAAATTCCTCGGCCCGCGCGAAGTGCTCAAGCTGGGCGCGGCGATGGCGACGATGAAGAGCGTGCAGCACGAGCAGGTGGTAACGGTGCTCGAGGCGTTCCGCGAGCAGACCGAGCTGACCTCCACCGTCGGACTCGACTCCGACGAATACATCCGCCAGGTGCTGACCAAGGCGCTGGGCGACGACAAGGCCTCGGTGCTGCTGTCGCGCATCCTGGGCGGCAAGGACGCTTCCGGCATCGAGAGCCTGAAGTGGATGGATGCGTCGTCGGTGTCGGAACTGATCCGCAACGAGCACCCGCAGATCATCGCCACCATCCTGGTCCACCTCGAGCGCGATCAGGCCTGCGAGATCCTCGGCCACTTCACCGACCGCCTGCGCAACGACGTGGTGCTGCGCATCGCCACCCTCGACGGCGTGCAGCCGGCCGCGCTGCGCGAACTGAACGACGTGCTCACCAAGCTGTTGTCCGGTAACGAGAACATCAAGAAGTCCTCGCTGGGCGGCGTGCGCGCGGCCGCCGAAATCCTCAACTTCATGAGCGGCGAGCAGGAAGGTTCGGTGATGGACAACATCAAGAACTACGACAACGACATGGCGCAGAAGATCATGGACGAGATGTTCGTGTTCGATAACATCATCGACATCGACGACCGCGGCATCCAGCTGCTGCTGCGCGAAGTGCAGTCCGAGATGCTGATCATCGCGCTCAAGGGCGCCTCGCAGGACCTGCGCGAGAAGATCTTCCGCAACATGAGCCAGCGCGCCGGCGAGATGATGCGCGAAGACCTCGAATCGAAAGGGCCGGTGCGCCTGTCCGAAGTCGAGGCGCAGCAGAAGCAGATCCTGCAGATCGTGCGCCGCCTGGCCGACGAAGGCCAGATCGTCTTGGGCGGAAAAGGTGAGGATAGTTTTGTCTGATACGCCAAAAGAGCTGCAAAGCGCCTACCAGCGCTGGGAGATGAACTCGTTCGGCGACGACCGCCCGAGCGTGGTGGCGAAGCGCGTGCCCGAGCCGGCCGCGCCGGTGATCGAAGGACCGTCGGCGGAGGAACTGGCCGCGATCCGCGAGCAGGCGCGCGCCGCCGGCCACGACGAGGGCCACACTGCGGGCTACGCCGACGGCCTGGCGATCGGCCGCGCCGAAGCGGCGAAGGAGCTCGAGCACCTGCAGTCGATCGCGCTGGAATTTGGCAGCGCCGTCGCCCATGCCGACGAAACCATCGCCACCGAAGTGCTGGACCTGGCCCTGCACCTGGCGAAAACCATGCTGCGCACCGCGCTTGAAATCAAGCCGGAGCTGGTGCTGCCGATCGTGCGCGAGTCGATCGAATACCTGCCGGTGCTGCAGCAGCCTGCCCTGCTGGTGCTCAATCCGCTTGATGCCGACATCGTGCGCGACGCCATCGGCGAAGAACTCGACAAGGGCGGCTGGCGCATGGTCAAGGATACCGCCATCGCGCGCGGCGGCTGCAAGGTCGATACCGCCACCAACCAGATCGACGCCCAGGTGTCGTCGCGCTGGGACCGGCTGTCCCATGCCCTCGGCAAGAACGTGGAGTGGCTGGGCCCATGACGGCCTCGCCCGACCGCCACACCGCGCGCTGGAAAGCCTACCTGCGCGACTGCGATTCGCTGGTCAACTTCGTCGAGCCGATGCAGGTGTCGGGCCGCGTCACGCGCGTGGCCGGCCTGGTGATGGAGTGCGTCGGCCTGCGCCTGGCCGTCGGCAGCGCCTGCACCATCCCGATGGCCAACGGCGTGCGGGTCGAGGCCGAAGTGGTCGGCTTCGACGGCGACAAGCTGTTCCTGATGCCGCAAAGCGATGTCGAAGGCATCGTTCCCGGCTCGCGCGTGTTCCCGGTCGAGGCCTCGGTGCCGCGCCCGGGCACGGTTGCGCATCCGCGCCGGCGCCCGAGCGACCGCGCGCGCCACCTGCCCGTCGGCGAAAAGCTGCTGGGCCGCGTGGTGGACGGCGCCGGCCGCCCGCTCGACGGCCTGGGACCTTTGGGCAGCGACGAGATGGCGCCGATCAATGCGCGCCCGGTCAACCCGCTCGACCGCGCGCCGATCACCGAGACGCTCGACGTCGGCGTGCGGGCGATTAACGCCATGCTCACCGTCGGCCGCGGCCAGCGCCTCGGCCTGTTCGCCGGCACCGGCGTCGGCAAGTCGGTGCTGCTCGGGATGATCGCGCGCTACACCACCGCCGACGTGATCGTGGTGGGCCTGATCGGCGAACGGGGCCGCGAGGTCAAGGAATTCATCGAACAGATCCTCGGGCCGGTCGGGCGCGCGCGCTCGGCCGTCGTGGCGGCGCCGGCCGACAGCCCGCCGCTGATGCGCCTGCAGGGCGCCGCCTACGCCACCGCCATCGCCGAGCATTTCCGCGACCAGGGCAAGAGCGTCCTGCTGATTATGGACTCGCTGACCCGGTACGCGATGGCGCAGCGCGAGATCGCGCTGGCGATCGGCGAGCCGCCGGCCACCAAGGGCTATCCGCCGTCGGTGTTCGCCAAGCTGCCGGTGCTGGTCGAACGCGCCGGCAATGGGCTGGAAGGCGGCGGATCGATCACCGCGTTCTATACCGTGCTGTCGGAAGGCGACGACCAGCAGGACCCGATCGCCGACGCGGCGCGCGGTATCCTGGACGGCCACATCGTGCTCAATCGCCATCTCGCCGAGGCGGGCCACTACCCGGCGATCGACATCGAGCAGTCGATCAGCCGCGCGATGCATGGCATTACGTCAACGGCGCACCAGCAGGCCGCGCGCAAGTTGAAGCAGCTGTATTCGCGCTACCAGCGCTCGCGCGACCTGATCAGCGTGGGCGCCTATGCGCCGGGCAGCGACCCGGTGCTTGACCAGGCCATCGCACTGCACGAAAAGATCGAGGCTTTCCTGTGCCAGGAAATCCACGACAAGGAAGACATGCTCCAGAGCTTGGGCCAACTTACCTCGCTGTTCGGCTGATAGGGCCGCGTCGCCGCCCCCTATAATTCGTCCATGGCCGCACCTTCCGCACTTGACACCCTGATCGACCTGGCCCAGCGCGACACCGACGCCGCGGCCAAGCGCCTGGGCGCGGCGCTGCAGGCGGCCGAGGAAACCGAACAGAAGCTGGCCATGCTGATGAACTACCGCGAGGACTACGCGAAAAAGCTCGAGGCGGCGCAGATGGCCGGCATCACGCCGCTGGCGTATCACAACTTCGTCGCCTTCATGGGCAAGCTCGATAACGCGATCAATGGCCAGCGCGAAGTCGTCAAGCACGCGCACCACAAGAGCGCGGTCGAAAAGGCGGCGTGGCAGGCCAGCGAGCGCAAGCGCCTTTCCTACCGCACCCTGTCCGAGCGCGCGGCGGCCGAAACGCTGCGCGTCGAGAACAAGCGCGACCAGAAGGCGATGGACGAACACGCAGCGCGCCAGGCCTATTACAAACGTTGACCCGTTCAACGGCAACCGAAACGACCATGCAGACCACGACTCTCCCGATCCAGGTATCGACCCCAAGCCCGGCGCCGCAGCGCGCGAACGCGGCGCCGCAGGCCGATGCCGCGCAGTTCTCGCAGGCGCTGACGCGCGAAATGGCGCAGCGCCAGGACAGTCCCGCGCCCGCCGCTCCCAGCCAGCAAGCGGCGAAGCCGCAGGCCGCGCCGGCATCGGCGGCAGCCCCTGCCGCCCCGCCAGCCAAAGCGGAGAGCGCGAAAGCGGACGACGCCAGGCCGGCCAGCGCCAGCAAGGATGCGGTGGCCGACGAGGCGCAGGATGACGCAGCCGATGCCGCGGCCGTCACCCCGGTGGCCGACCTGATCGCGCTGGTCGCCAGCTTCAACCAAGCCCCCGCGGCAAGCGCGCCAGCCGCCGACCCGGTGGCCGCCGAAGCGGCGGTGGCCGCGGCGGCAGGCGGCACGGGCAAGCAGCTCAAGGCCGACCTGGAGCCGGCCGCCGGCAAGGCCGCGCCGGCCGTTGGCGCCGACGAAGGCAAGGATGCGCTTGCCGCCATCGAAGGCGCCGCGCGCTTTTCGGTGAAGGAACTGGCCGGCGCCGCGGAAAAGGCGACCGGGCCGCAGGCTGCGGCATCGGCCCGCCCTGCCCCGGCCGCCGGCACGAAGGATCTCGCCCACACCGCTGCGCCCAAGGCGGACCTGGGCGACGCCGTGGCGGCGCCGGCCAATGCGAAAGCCGAAGCGGCGCCGGCGCCGGCGCCGCTGCATGCCGAGCCGGCGCCGCTGCACGCCCGCGAGGCCGAGGTGGCTGCCATCAAGGAACCGGCGCCGGCCGCGGCCGCCCCGCTCGCCGCCCCGCTGCAGCAGGCGTCGCTGGCGGTCGCGGAGGCCGTGAACGGCGTGCCAGCCGACCGCATCGCGGCGCGCGTGGGCACGCCGGGCTGGGACAACCAGGTCGGCCAGAAGATCATCTGGATGGTGGCCGGCAAGGAGCAAAGCGCGACCCTGACGCTCAACCCGCCTGACATGGGGCCGATGCAGGTGGTGCTGAACGTGCACAACGACCAGGCCAGCGTGACGTTCAGCGCGGCCCAGCCGGAGGTGCGCCAGGCGCTGGAAAACGCGATGCCGAAGCTGCGCGAGATGATGAGCGAGTCGGGCATCGCGCTGGGCAACGCGAGCGTGGACGCGGGCACGCCGGAGCAGCGCCAGGCGCAGCAAGGCGAGCAGCCGCGCGGCCACGGCGCGGGTGGCCGCTTTGGCAACGCCGGCGCGATCGAGACGCCGGTGCTTGCGCCACGCGCGGCGCGATCGGGCGGCGGCGCCGGCCTGGTGGACACCTTCGCGTAAACCGCAGGTACGACAGCGGTTTTTTGTTGCCGCATGCCATGAGGTAGCCGCGGTTATTCCCTCTTTTCAACGCATCTCGCCGCTCATTTATTCCCGATAATGACATAATGACGGCGTAATCCAACCATAGACGGCACCAGGGGTATCTTGAAAGCGAACGCAAAAATGAAGGCTGATCCAAAGGCAGAGGCAGCTCCCGCGGCGAAAGGCTCGAACAAACTGATCATTATCATCGTGCTGGCGCTGGTCGTTCTGGCCGGCGGCGGTGGCGCGGCCTGGTTCTTCATGCAGCCGAAAGCGGCTGGGCCGGCGCACAAGGAAGCCGCCAAGGCCGGCCCGCCGGAATATGTGGCCATCGACCAGTTCGTGGTCAACCTGCAGCCGGAGAACGGCGACCAATACCTGCAAGTGGCGTTCACGCTGCAGGTGCCGACCCAGAAGGACGGCGAAGAGATCAAGGCCAACATGGCCAAGGTGCGCAGCCGCGTGCTGCTGCTGTTGTCGGGCAAGAAAGCCTCGGAGATCGCGACGGTCGAAGGCAAGCACCAGCTCGCCAAGGAAATCATCGCGAGCCTGAACCAGCCGTTCGTCGACAAGGGCGAGCCGCAGCAGGTGAGCGATGTGTTGTTTACCGCATTTATCATCCAGTAACGGACCATGGCCGATAATTTCCTCTCCCAGGAAGAAGTCGATGCCCTCCTCAAGGGGGTCAACGGCGACCAGGACGACGCCGCGGCGCCGGAAGAGACCTCGGGAGTCCGCACCTACAACCTGGCGACCCAGGAGCGGATCGTGCGCGGCCGGATGCCGACGCTCGAGATCATCAACGAGCGTTTCGCGCGCCTGCTGCGGGTCGGCCTGTTCAACTTCCTGCGCCGCAGCGCCGAGGTGTCGGTCGGGTCGGTGCGCGTGTCCAAGTACAGCGAATTCATCCGCAACCTGGTGGTGCCGACCAACCTGAACCTGGTGCACATGAAGCCGCTTCGCGGCACCGCGCTGATGGTGTTCGACCCGGGCCTGGTGTTCCTGCTGGTGGACAACCTGTTCGGCGGCGATGGCCGCTTCCACACCCGCGTCGAGGGCCGCGACTTTACCCAGACCGAGCAGCGCATCATCATGCGCATCCTCGACATTGTGTTCGAGGCCTACACCAAGTCGTGGGAGCCGGTGTTCCCGGTCGAGTTCGAATACATCCGCTCCGAGATGAACACCCAGTTCGCCAACATCGCCACGCCCAACGAGGTGGTGGTGTCGTCGACCTTCACGGTGGAACTGGGCTCGGTGTCGGGCCAGATCCACTTCTGCATGCCGTATTCGATGATCGAGCCGATCCGCGACGCCCTGACCTCGAGCCTGCAGGGCGAGGCGCTGGAAGTGGACAAGCGCTGGATCCGCCTGATGACGCAGCAGATCCAGGTCGCCGAGGTCGAGCTGGTCGCCACGCTGGGCACCGCCAAGGCTTCGTTCGACGACATCCTCAACATGAAGGTGGGCGACATCATCCCCCTGTCCGTGCCGGAGCAGATCCAGGCCACCGTGGACGGCGTGCCGGTGATGGACTGCACCTACGGCGTGCTTAACGGGCAATACGCGCTGAAGGTCGAGAAGCTGCTCGCCAATTCGGAAACCAAATA
This window of the Massilia sp. R2A-15 genome carries:
- a CDS encoding NAD(P)/FAD-dependent oxidoreductase — encoded protein: MNAPAARQSLVVIGNGMAGMRTVEELLKLAPDLYDITVFGAEPHGNYNRILLSPLLAGEKNVDDIMIHTRQWYAENCITLYAGDPVVHIDRRRRLVRSKSGREVWYDRLLLATGSSPFIVPVPGHKLEGVIGFRDIQDVDTMLAAARAGGNAVVIGGGLLGLEAANGLLRRGMQVTVVHMMDSLMNQQLDKPAALMLKTALEGKGLRFLLEAHTTEIVGRKRVSAVRFKDGSEIPADLVVMAAGVRPNFALAQEAGLHCERAIVVDDTLQTYDPRIYAVGECVQHRSATFGLVAPIWDQAKVCGAHLAQKGHRRYVHAATATKLKVTGVDLYSVGDFIGGEDSEDLVLRDPRRGIYKRLVLNGNRVAGAVLYGDVQDGPWYFDLIQKRTDISAMRNHLLFGEALCAQAA
- a CDS encoding nitrate reductase, coding for MNMAPVPLSVRTTCPYCGVGCGVTVTPGIDVTGDTDHPANRGRLCVKGSALGETLGLDGRLLYPTVREDGQLRRVTWDAALDKVARGFADIIAAHGPDAVAMYVSGQLLTEDYYVANKLMKGYIGSANIDTNSRLCMSSSVAGHKRAFGEDIVPGCYDDFEQADMIVLAGSNTAWCHPILFQRITRIKEARPELQIVVIDPRRTATCELADLHLPVKPGTDVWLFNGLLCYLARHGAADDAFVAAHTAGLDAALAAAEVDCADPLAVARACRVDPDKLLAFYQGFAATRKVVTAYSQGVNQSSAGTDKVNSIINCHLLTGRIGHPGMGPFSLTGQPNAMGGREVGGLANTLAAHMELDNPAHRQLVQGFWHSPHIASKPGLKAVDLFRDIEAGKVKAVWIIATNPLVSLPDANQVQRALEQCELVVVSDIVAGTDTNAFADVLLPALGWGEKDGTVTNSERCISRQRAFLAAPGEARADWKAVCEVARRMGFSGFDYAGVHEIFDEHARLSAHRNEGDTARVFNLEPLAGLSARAYDDLEPVQWAGARLFGDGRFAHPDRKARFIATKPRAPAHLPDDEYPLTLNTGRVRDQWHTMTRTGKAARLSDHTAESFIDLHPQDALLCGVREGELARVTSKWGAMVARVTHGGGIARGGVFIPIHWSGQNASDARVGTVVNPAVDPVSGEPEFKHTPVKVERFGVSWHGFVLSRSELALDNVAHWTRIQGKQFARYELAGRGAIKDHAMWARALLGVTDDEADWLDYEDKGGAVYRAVHLVDDHIEQCVFVSPRPDLPSRAWLASLFGKERLGLADRVGLLSGQPIEKGVDAGPTVCSCFGVGRNTICSAIRDNALTSVAAITACVKAGGNCGSCVPELKQLLAEELQRV
- the fliE gene encoding flagellar hook-basal body complex protein FliE; translated protein: MSIGGIGGIDSSRIQAMMEQMKAAATKPAASPVAPSGVGEAGSATKVNFSDALKSSLEKVSDSQIQADEMGKAFAMGDDKVNLSDVMISMQKASINFQATVQVRNKLVSAYHEIMNMQV
- the fliF gene encoding flagellar basal-body MS-ring/collar protein FliF, whose translation is MAAAENLVTTTTIEQPSFLQTSFGRNIALGVGAAIVVAVMVAVWMWSQQPEYRVLFSNFTDRDGGAITASLDQMAVKYKFSEGGSAILVPANQVHDIRLKLAAQGLPKGGNVGFELMENQKLGVSQFLEQVNYQRSLEGELARSIQSLAAVSAARVHLALPKPQVFVRDQQKPTASVLLNLQTGRTIDAAQVSAIVHLVASSVPELPPSNVTVVDQAGNLLSDTTKPASGKNLDPNQLKYVTALQEGIVKQVESLITPLVGQGNVRAEATADVDFAQVDTAAEMYKPNSPPAASAIRSQQSSEAATAAAGASGVPGALSNQPPGTATAPIAGGAPAPAPAAGAGPNRKDSTTNYEVDKTVRYEQKPMGGLKRLSVGVVVNYRRLVDPKTGKVTIKPLTAAEVAQINDLVKEAMGYSKERGDTLNVTNAPFDGVDKPAEAPPAQPWWKDPEMQELARQVAKYVAAGAVLLFLYFRILRPMLRPALRKFDQITEVPPEPVKPTLEDIEEEAERAEHEAEATQQVNGYRENLNMAKKLAHDDPRVVANVVKAWVGANE
- the fliG gene encoding flagellar motor switch protein FliG, whose translation is MNDNGIQKAAILMLALGETEAAEVMKFLGPREVLKLGAAMATMKSVQHEQVVTVLEAFREQTELTSTVGLDSDEYIRQVLTKALGDDKASVLLSRILGGKDASGIESLKWMDASSVSELIRNEHPQIIATILVHLERDQACEILGHFTDRLRNDVVLRIATLDGVQPAALRELNDVLTKLLSGNENIKKSSLGGVRAAAEILNFMSGEQEGSVMDNIKNYDNDMAQKIMDEMFVFDNIIDIDDRGIQLLLREVQSEMLIIALKGASQDLREKIFRNMSQRAGEMMREDLESKGPVRLSEVEAQQKQILQIVRRLADEGQIVLGGKGEDSFV
- a CDS encoding flagellar assembly protein FliH, with translation MNSFGDDRPSVVAKRVPEPAAPVIEGPSAEELAAIREQARAAGHDEGHTAGYADGLAIGRAEAAKELEHLQSIALEFGSAVAHADETIATEVLDLALHLAKTMLRTALEIKPELVLPIVRESIEYLPVLQQPALLVLNPLDADIVRDAIGEELDKGGWRMVKDTAIARGGCKVDTATNQIDAQVSSRWDRLSHALGKNVEWLGP